The nucleotide window CTCTACCCGATGCCAAGATCGCTTGGCGCGGCACCCTTGGGCGGTCGCGATTGCAGCGGACGGCAGTGGGGTACTAAAGACCCTCGACAGCGCACCACACCCCCTTAAGGAGGCTGTCGTGGGTATCGGCACCAGCATCTTTCTGATCGCGCTCGGCGCGATCCTCACCTTCGCCCTCGACGCCAGCGTCGGCGGCATCAACCTCGACGTGGTCGGCTGGATCCTGATGGGCGCCGGCGTGCTCGGCCTGATCATGACCACGCTGATCTGGGGTCGCCGCCGACAGGTCGTGACCACCACCGAGCAGCCGGTGGAGTACCAGCGGGTCGAGGAGCGGCGGGACATCGCGCCTCCGCTGTGACCCGACCATCTCCATCGCTGATGGAGCCGGCAGCTCGACGTGATTCCGGGCCGGCCACCTCCGCCGAAGGTGGCCGGTCCGTCGGCGGAATCAGAACTCGATGACCAGCCGGCCGCGTACCCCTCCCGCTTCCAGGAGCTGATGGGCGCGGGCCGCCTCCTCCGGTGGGAACCGGCCGGCGACCCGCAGGGTCAGCGCACCCTCCTCGGCGAGCCGCCGAAGCAGGTCGAGCTTGTCGCGGCGCCCGTCGTACTCGTGCACGTACGCGGACACCATGTCGATCCTCCGCTGGTCGGCCTGTGCCCGCAGCGCCGGATCGGGCCCGCCGCGCAGCAGCGCGACGGCACCACCCGCGCGCACCGCCGGCAGCAGCGCGCTGCCGAGCAACGCGGCGTCGACAGCGGCGTCCACCCCGTCCGGGGCGTACTCCCGGAAGCGGTCGGCAACCCCCGGGCCTCGGGCCACCGTCACGTCGGCGCCGAGCGCGGCGACCAGTTCGGCGTCGCCCGGTGCCGCGTCGGCCAACACCCGGTGACCGGCGGCCTTGGCGAGCTGCACGGCGTACCCGCCGACCGCGCCGGCCGCGCCGGTCACCGCGAGGGTACGGCCGGACGACAGCCGCAGCTGGTCCAGTGCGTGCAGGGCAGTCAACCCGTTCAACGGCAGGGTGGCTGCCTCGGCGGGTGAGACGCCCGCCGGCGCGGGCACCACCCAGCTCTCCGGGAGCACGACCCACTCGGCGTACCCGCCTCCGGCCTCCCGGGTGGGATTGACCATGGCCATCACCAGGTCGCCCGGGGCGAGAGCACCACTGACCCCGGAGCCCACCTCGTCGATGATGCCGGCGATGTCCTGGCCGGGCAGCAGCGGGTCGCCGCCGCGGAGCCGCACCGGCGTCATGCCAGCCCGGATCAGGGTGTCCGCGGGGTTGACCGCCGCGGCGCGTACCCGGATGCGGACCTCACCTGGGCCGGCGTGCGGCGTCGGAAGCTCGACCACCCGCAGCACCTCCGGCCCGCCGTAGCGCAGCAGTCCGACCGCTCTCATGCCTGACTCCTCATCATTCGGCTTGGGCCAAGGGCCTGGGTCGTGCCGGTGGCGGAGGCCCGCTCGATCACGTCGATGAGCCGGTGCCGGCCGAGGGCGTGCGCGAAGTCCGGGACGGTCCGGGTGCCGTCAGCCAACTCCCGAGCGAGCTGCCGGTAGAGCCGCGCCACACCTCCGGCCGCGGAACGACTCAGCTCGGCGGGCACGCCGTCCAGGTAGGAAGCCGGCACCTCCAGTGGTTGGACGGCGCTGTCGGCGCCCCGGCCTCCGGCGAGGGTGAGTTCGGCGACCTGCATGTTGCCCCAGCCGGCGGTCAGCACCAGGTCGCCCTCGCTGCCGTTGATCTCCCACCGGAAGTTGTCCCCACGGGACACCCCGCCCCGGTAGAAGATGGACGCCGCCGCGCCGCCGTCGAGGGTGCCGATCACCGAGACCTGGTCCGGCACGGTGACCGGGACGGTGCTGCCGTCCGTCGCGAGCGTCGCCTGCTTGCGACCGACGACGAGGTTCGCGGCCACCGAGCCGAACTCACCGAGGACGAAGTGCAGCGGGTCGAGCGCGTGCAGGGTGGCCGAGGTGAGCGGAGTGGCGCCGTTGGCGTTGTCGAACCAGTACGCCTGGCTGGGGTCGGCGACATCACCACCCCAGACCATCCCCGAGCCGACCATCGTGGTGCCGAGCACCTTGCCGACATACCCGTCGCGAATCAGGTCCCGGGCGTACCGGACCTCGGGGGCGTACCGCCCCTGGAGCCCGACCACCGTGCGGATGCCCGCCTTCGCGGCCCGATCTGCCAACTGCTGGGCCTCGGCCAGGCCATTGCCCAGCGGCCACTCGCTGTAGACCATCTTGCCCGCGTCCAGGGCCGCGGAGATGAGCTTGAAATGCTCGGTGACCTTCACCGCCACGACGACGAGGTCGACACCGGGATGCATGATCAGGTCCCGGTGGTCGTGGTAGGCGGGCACGCCGTACCTGGCGGCTGCGGCCTCGGCGCTGCTCGGACGGGAGGTGCTCACCGCGCGAAGGGCGAACTCGGGTGTTGCGGCGATGGCGGGCACGTGTGCGATGGAGGCCCATCCGCTGGTGCTCGCGCCGATGATGCCGACGCCGGTCGGGGGCATGGCCCTATCTCCTCAAAAACGTGATAAATCGGAAGGTAGTCAGTTGGTGTGGATGACGGGCCGAACCACGCCGTCCGACGGTCAGTCCAGGCAGGTGAGCGCGACCTCGGCGTAGCGCGTCAGTGCCGCCCGGTCCGGGTTGATGGCACCCATGACGCGCAGGCCCTGGAGGCTGGTCACCAGGAAGCCGGCCAGGTCGGTGGCGCTGCGGTCAGTGGTGATCTGGCCCCGCACCTGCGCCTCGGCGAGCAGGTCGTAGAGCGCCAACTCCAGGGACTGGGTGGTCGAGCGGAGCCGGTCGGCCACCCGCACATCCTGGTGCGCCCGCTCCATCGACGCCCCGACGATGAGGCAGGAGAGGTGCCGGCCGTCGCCGGTGATGTCGTCCACCGCGCCGATGAACACCTCACGGATGACCGCTCGCGCGTCGTTGCCCGAGCGCAGCAGATCGACAATCGGTGTGGCGTAGCGCTGCCGGTACAGATCGAGCACCGCCAGGTAGAGGCCGTCCTTACTGCCGAACGCGGCATAGATCGACCCGCTGCCCAAGCCGGTCGCCTCGGAGAGATCGCGCATCGAGGTGCCCTCGTAGCCCTTGCTCCGGAACACATTCATGGCAGCGATGACCGCGGCGTCGAGGTCGAACTCACGGGTACGGGCCATGGCTGCACGCTACCCACTATCTGGAACGATCGACAAAGTATCGCCGGTCACAGCCGTCGAATCGAGCCGTTTCCGCTGGCCGAGAGGGGTGCTGGGTGCCGCGTTACGATCCAGATCATGGAGTCTCTCGACACGGTGCTGGCCGCGCACCGCGCGTACCTGCTCGGCTGGAACATCGGCGTCGCCGGAGGGCCGGACCTCCCGACCTACCGCAGCGAGGTGCCGCACGCACCCCTCAACGGCGTGTTGCGGGTGGTCGGGCGCACACCGCAGGACGCGCTGGCCGAGGCCCGGAAGCGCCTGCACGGCGTACCCCGGATCTGGTGGGTTGGCCCGGACAGCGACGCCGGCACCGCAGCCGGTCTGACCTCCCTCGGCGCGGTGGAGGTCGCCCGCATGCCGATCATGACGGTGGGGATCGGGGAGGCGGCCGATGTTCCGGCTCCCGCCGGCGTGCACATCGCCGAGACCACCGACCTCGCCGCGTTCGTTCCGGCCTACGCCCGGGTGTCCGGAATCCCGGCGGACGGCGTGGCGGCGACGATCGAACGGGAGAAGGCGTTCACCGGCGACGGCACCGTGCTCCGGCTGGTCGGCCGCCTCGACGACGGTCGGGTCGTCGCAACGGCCGTCGCCTGGATCAGCCACGGTCTGGTGACGCTCTACTTCGTCGGCACCCAGCCCGAACAGCGCCGCAGGGGCATCGGCGCGGCCATGACCAGGGCCGCCCTCGATCTGGCCGCCGAGCGGGGTGCCCGCACCGCCGCCCTCACCTCGTCGGCCGTCGGCGAGTCGGTCTACCGCGGCCTCGGTTTCCGGCCGGTGGGCGAGTTCCGCCTGTTGACCTTCTGAGAGCGAGTGCGCACGGCCCCATTGACTACGGAGTTCAGACAGCGTTGTCTTTTACTGCCGCCTGGGGAGGTACGACAGTGATCGACGATGTGTCCCTCGTGTTCTGCGTGACAGCTGACGTGTCGGTGCGCGAGCGGATGGTCCGGCGCCTGGACGGCCTCGGCACCCTGGTGATCTGCGCCGACCTCGCGGAGTTGCAGGCGATGATCGGCGGGCCGATCATCAGCGGGCCGGCGCGGGTCGCCACCTCCCCCACCGCGTCCGCGACCGCCCCCGCTCCGGTCGCCGTCGACCCCGCCGCAGTCGCCCCAGCCGTCGGCGTGGCCGGCCGGATCAGCCTCGGTGACCTCACCATCGACCCGCTCGACCACAGGGTGACGTGGCGCGGAGAACCGCTGGCCCTGACCCGACTCGAACGCAACCTGCTCACCCAACTCGCCACCGCACCGGTCGGAGTCTGGACGTACGAGAGGCTCTTCGAATCGGTCTGGGGCTGCGCGTTCCTCGGCGACACGTCGATCCTGCACTCGGCAGTGAAGCGGTTACGTCGCAAACTGCGCGCCGCCGACGACAGGTTGCGCGTACACACCGTTCGGAGCATCGGCTACCGGCTCAGCGTCGACTGATGACGTGGCGCCACAAGCGAAACGGCTCGTCACCGGGTCTCCCGGTAACGAGCCGTTCTCCTCTGGTGGGCGATACTGGGTTTGAACCAGTGACCTCTTCCGTGTCAAGGAAGCGCGCTCCCACTGCGCCAATCGCCCGTGCTTGTTGCCGAGGTGGGGACGGGATTTGAACCCGCGTACACGGCTTTGCAGGCCGTTGCCTCGCCTCTCGGCCACCCCACCGAGGTTGCCCCCGTCATACGTGGCGGCAGCTCCGAGCGGACGACGGGATTCGAACCCGCGACCCTCACCTTGGCAAGGTGATGCGCTACCAGCTGCGCTACGTCCGCACGCCCCCGGACGTTCCCGGGTGACGGATGAGAACTTTAGCCGAGCCGGTGTTTGACTGCCAACTCGGGGTCGCCTCGGCGCGTCTCGGGTGGCCGGGGCTGGGCAGGAGCCACTCCCGGCGAGCTTCCTAGGGGGCTGATCTGGTGCGCGAATGCGGCGCCGATCGTTACCCTCCGACATCGCTAGGCAATGATCGTCATCATCACGTCGCATGGCCGACCATCGACGTCTCCGCGGCGCGGCACCGGGCAGCGGACCTCGACGAACACTCCCCCTGGAACGACCGACGGCACCCGGAGGAAGTGTCCGGCTTCCGACTCTCACTGCGCGGATCGGCGCGTGGTGGTAACTGTTCGTGTTCAGTCGGATGGGCTACGGTAACGGTCGTGACGAGACGTGCGGCCGAGATCCGCCTGGATGCCCTGCTGCGCACCGCCTGTGACGTGATCGTGGAGCGCGGTCTGGCCAACACCCGGACGGCGGACGTGGCGAATGCCGCGGGCGTGAGTCAGGCGTTGGTTTTCTACCACTTCGCCACCAAGGAGCGGTTGCTCGCGCAAGCCTTCGCGTACGCGGTCGAACAGGACCTGGCCCGACTGGACGTGGTGACCCGCTCCTCGGCCCCACCGCTGACCAAGCTCCGCCGGATCCTCAAGCTCTACACCCCGGCCGGGCGGGCGACCTCCTGGTCGATGTGGATCGACGGCTGGTCCGAGTCGCTGCGTACCCCCGAGTTGGAGAAGGTCTCCCGGCGGCTCGACCTGCGCTGGCGGCAGGACCTGGCCGCGGTGATCACCGCCGGGGTGGCCGACGGCACCTTCCAGTGCGCCGACCCCGACGGGGCCGCCTGGCGGATCAGCGCGGTGATGGACGGCCTTGCCGTCCAACTCGCCGTGCACGACCGGGTGATCTCCCGCCGGCAGTTCGGCGAGTGGGTCCGGCTGGTCACCGCCCGAGAGCTCGGCCTGGACCTGACCGACCTGGACTGAGCTGGGCGACCAGCACCGATCCCCCGCACCAGGCCGGGCAAAACGGGCTCGGCCCGCCCCGCCGACCGGAACAATCGGCAGCATGGATCTCCTGGACGCGTACCGCCGGAGCCTGGCCGAATTCGTCGACCGGGTGGACCAGATCGAGCCCGCCCAGTGGTCCGATCCGACGCCCTGCTCGGACTGGGACGTCCGCACGCTTGTCAACCACGTGGTGACCGAGGACCGGTGGAGCGTTCCGCTGCTCGCCGGCCGGACCATCGACGAGGTCGGCAACCGGCTCGACGGTGACCAGCTCGGCGCCGACCCGATCGCGACGGCGCGGGAGGCCGCCGCGCAGGCCGAGATCGCCGCCACCCACCCCGGCACGATCGACCGCACCGTGCACCTCTCCGGTGGCGACACCCCGGCCACCGAGTACCTCCAGCAACTCCTCGCCGAGCACCTCGTGCACGGCTGGGACGTGGCGGTGGCGATCGGCGCGCAGCCGCGGCTCGACCCGGACGCGGTGCACGCCGCCGCCCAGTGGTTCGCCGGCCAGCTCGACACCTACCGGCGCAACAACCTGGTCCACACCGGCGTACGGGTGCCCGACGACGCCGACGAGCAGGACCACCTGCTGGCCGCGTTCGGTCGCGACCCCGACTGGGCGCCGAGCCCCTGACCAATCTCGATCTGTTGGTGTGGTAGCGGCTCGGGACCTTGCCGTGACCTTGGGAGACTGATATCCACAGATGCGCATGCGTCATCGCGCAGCTGTGGTCGGCGACTCGCCGGCCATCTCGCTCCCACGAGGAGGTCCCGTGCCACAACCGGAATGGTCACCCCCGATGAGCCGGCGTCGACGCCGGCTCATCGCCATCCTGGCGACGACGGCGACGGTCGCCGCGCTGCTCCCCACCGGCGTGAGCACCGCGGCCCCCACCGGCGGCGCGGCGTCCGCCGAGCGCCGGTCCGGGCCGTTCGCGGAGGGGCACGCGCCCGCCGACGCCGACAACCGCACCGGTACGGCGGCACCCGACACCCGCCAACGCGGCCTGGCCCGCGCCGTCGACCCCGACGTCCGGTGGAACCGGCTCGGCACCCCGCAGGCGCTCGGCACCGGTCGCACCCCGCTCGCCAGCGGGCTGCCCGCCGACCCGGAGGCCGCCGCCCGCGCGTACCTGGCCGCCAACCGCGACCTGTTCGGCATGGACGCCGCCGCGGTTGCCAGCATGGAACGGGTGCTGGTCCGGCCGATCGGCAACGGCACAGTGGTCACCCTCCGGCAACGCTTCGGCGACCTGCCCGCCGGGCCGGACGGCCTCGTCACCCTCGCGGTCGCCGGCGGCACTGTGCTCTCGGTCAGCTCCTCGCTGGCCCGGAACACCGGCGCACCAGCGCCGGCCACCCGCACCGCCGAGCAGGCGTACGCTGCCGCGCTCGCCGACGCCAAGCTGACCGCCAGCGCGGTGGCCAGCCACACCATCCGATCGGTGGCCGTGCCCACCCCGCTGGACGGACCCCGGGCCGCCTACGAGGTGACCATGATCGGCGCGGACACCGAGCATCCGGCCGCGTTCACCAGCTATGTCGATGGCGGCACCGGGCAGGTGCTGGTCCGTGAGGACCTCGTCGACTTCGACTCCGACAACCCGAGCTGGGCCGTCTTCCCGGCCACCCCGCCCCGCGACCTCGGCCCCGGGCAGGACCCCCGGGTGCGCTGGTGCGGCGACCCGACCCCCGGTTGCCAGGCGGCCTTCCGCGACCCGGCCACCGGCCAACCGTGGGACGTCGACGCGGCCACCGGCACGCCGACCTTCACCTCGCGCGGCAACTCGGCCAACACGGTGTTGTCCTGGGGTGCGAGCACCCCTGTCGTTCCGGCACCCACCAGCCCGGAACGCCGCTACGAGTACCCCTTCACCGACCAGTGGCACCAGGCCAAGTGCAACCCGAGCGTGTTCACCTCCGCCCAGCGCAACGACGCGGACGCGTCGATCGCCAACCTCTTCGCCATGCACAACCGGATGCACGACTGGTCGTACCAGTTGGGCTTCACCGAGTCGGCGTGGAACCTCCAGGCGGTCAACCTCACCCCGTCCGGGCTCGGCGGTGACGCCGAGCAGGGCCGTGCCCAGCAGGGCGCGCTGAGCGGCAACCGGAACAACGCCAACCAGGGCACCCCGCGCGACGGGCTGCCGCCGACCACAAACATGTACCTCTGGCAGCCGCAGGCCGGCGGGCCGTACCCGCCGTGCGTGGACGGCGACTACGACATGACGGTGATCGGCCACGAGTACACCCACGCGATCACCAACCGGATGATCGCCGGCCCGGACAGCGGGATCGGCGGCCACCAGGGCGGTGCGATGGGTGAGTCGTGGGGCGACCTGCTCGCCGCCGAGTACCTCTTCCAGCACGGTCTGCGCGCGCCCGGCGAGTCGCCCTTCGTCACCGGCGGCTACGTCACCGGCAACCTGGTCAGCGGCATCCGCAACTACGACCTGAGCCGCAGCCCGCTCAACTACTCGGACATCGGCTACAACACCGCAGGTCCCGCCGTGCACGCCGACGGGGAGATCTGGGGCGCCACCAACTTCCGGGTCCGCTCCGCCCTGGTCAAGCGGTACGGCCTCGGCACCCCGCAACGGCAGCTCGACTGCGCGCAGGGCAAGGTAGCGGCGGATCAGTGCCCGGGTAACCGGCGCTGGTCACAGCTGGTCTTCGACTCGTTCCTGCTGCAGGCCGCCAGCCAGGTCAGCATGCTCGACATGCGGGACAACATGCTCACCGCCGACCTGCTCCGTTTCGGCGGCGCGAACCAGGACCTGATCTGGGCCGAGTTCGCCCGCTCCGGCATGGGCCGGGACGCCGCCACCTTCGGCGCCGGCGACACCGACCCGACGCCGAGTTTCGCCTCGCCGCGCGGTGGCAACGCGACGCTCACCCTGCGCCCGCGCGGGGACAGCGCCGACGCGCCGATCCGGGTGTACGTGGGGGCGTACGAGGCGCGGGCCGTGCCGGTGGCCGACACCGACCCGGCGACGCCGATCCCGGACACCGTGGAGATGGTGGCCGGCACGTACGACCTGCTCGCCGTGGCTCCCGGCTTCGGGCACCAGCGGCTCAGCGTGGTCGCCAAGGCCGGTCAGGACGGGTACGTCGACCTGCGGATGAGCCGCAACCTGGCCTCCAC belongs to Micromonospora ureilytica and includes:
- a CDS encoding DUF6458 family protein produces the protein MGIGTSIFLIALGAILTFALDASVGGINLDVVGWILMGAGVLGLIMTTLIWGRRRQVVTTTEQPVEYQRVEERRDIAPPL
- a CDS encoding NADP-dependent oxidoreductase is translated as MRAVGLLRYGGPEVLRVVELPTPHAGPGEVRIRVRAAAVNPADTLIRAGMTPVRLRGGDPLLPGQDIAGIIDEVGSGVSGALAPGDLVMAMVNPTREAGGGYAEWVVLPESWVVPAPAGVSPAEAATLPLNGLTALHALDQLRLSSGRTLAVTGAAGAVGGYAVQLAKAAGHRVLADAAPGDAELVAALGADVTVARGPGVADRFREYAPDGVDAAVDAALLGSALLPAVRAGGAVALLRGGPDPALRAQADQRRIDMVSAYVHEYDGRRDKLDLLRRLAEEGALTLRVAGRFPPEEAARAHQLLEAGGVRGRLVIEF
- a CDS encoding Gfo/Idh/MocA family protein, which encodes MPPTGVGIIGASTSGWASIAHVPAIAATPEFALRAVSTSRPSSAEAAAARYGVPAYHDHRDLIMHPGVDLVVVAVKVTEHFKLISAALDAGKMVYSEWPLGNGLAEAQQLADRAAKAGIRTVVGLQGRYAPEVRYARDLIRDGYVGKVLGTTMVGSGMVWGGDVADPSQAYWFDNANGATPLTSATLHALDPLHFVLGEFGSVAANLVVGRKQATLATDGSTVPVTVPDQVSVIGTLDGGAAASIFYRGGVSRGDNFRWEINGSEGDLVLTAGWGNMQVAELTLAGGRGADSAVQPLEVPASYLDGVPAELSRSAAGGVARLYRQLARELADGTRTVPDFAHALGRHRLIDVIERASATGTTQALGPSRMMRSQA
- a CDS encoding TetR/AcrR family transcriptional regulator; translated protein: MARTREFDLDAAVIAAMNVFRSKGYEGTSMRDLSEATGLGSGSIYAAFGSKDGLYLAVLDLYRQRYATPIVDLLRSGNDARAVIREVFIGAVDDITGDGRHLSCLIVGASMERAHQDVRVADRLRSTTQSLELALYDLLAEAQVRGQITTDRSATDLAGFLVTSLQGLRVMGAINPDRAALTRYAEVALTCLD
- a CDS encoding GNAT family N-acetyltransferase; translation: MESLDTVLAAHRAYLLGWNIGVAGGPDLPTYRSEVPHAPLNGVLRVVGRTPQDALAEARKRLHGVPRIWWVGPDSDAGTAAGLTSLGAVEVARMPIMTVGIGEAADVPAPAGVHIAETTDLAAFVPAYARVSGIPADGVAATIEREKAFTGDGTVLRLVGRLDDGRVVATAVAWISHGLVTLYFVGTQPEQRRRGIGAAMTRAALDLAAERGARTAALTSSAVGESVYRGLGFRPVGEFRLLTF
- a CDS encoding winged helix-turn-helix domain-containing protein; the protein is MSVRERMVRRLDGLGTLVICADLAELQAMIGGPIISGPARVATSPTASATAPAPVAVDPAAVAPAVGVAGRISLGDLTIDPLDHRVTWRGEPLALTRLERNLLTQLATAPVGVWTYERLFESVWGCAFLGDTSILHSAVKRLRRKLRAADDRLRVHTVRSIGYRLSVD
- a CDS encoding TetR/AcrR family transcriptional regulator — translated: MTRRAAEIRLDALLRTACDVIVERGLANTRTADVANAAGVSQALVFYHFATKERLLAQAFAYAVEQDLARLDVVTRSSAPPLTKLRRILKLYTPAGRATSWSMWIDGWSESLRTPELEKVSRRLDLRWRQDLAAVITAGVADGTFQCADPDGAAWRISAVMDGLAVQLAVHDRVISRRQFGEWVRLVTARELGLDLTDLD
- a CDS encoding TIGR03086 family metal-binding protein; amino-acid sequence: MDLLDAYRRSLAEFVDRVDQIEPAQWSDPTPCSDWDVRTLVNHVVTEDRWSVPLLAGRTIDEVGNRLDGDQLGADPIATAREAAAQAEIAATHPGTIDRTVHLSGGDTPATEYLQQLLAEHLVHGWDVAVAIGAQPRLDPDAVHAAAQWFAGQLDTYRRNNLVHTGVRVPDDADEQDHLLAAFGRDPDWAPSP
- a CDS encoding M36 family metallopeptidase; the protein is MPQPEWSPPMSRRRRRLIAILATTATVAALLPTGVSTAAPTGGAASAERRSGPFAEGHAPADADNRTGTAAPDTRQRGLARAVDPDVRWNRLGTPQALGTGRTPLASGLPADPEAAARAYLAANRDLFGMDAAAVASMERVLVRPIGNGTVVTLRQRFGDLPAGPDGLVTLAVAGGTVLSVSSSLARNTGAPAPATRTAEQAYAAALADAKLTASAVASHTIRSVAVPTPLDGPRAAYEVTMIGADTEHPAAFTSYVDGGTGQVLVREDLVDFDSDNPSWAVFPATPPRDLGPGQDPRVRWCGDPTPGCQAAFRDPATGQPWDVDAATGTPTFTSRGNSANTVLSWGASTPVVPAPTSPERRYEYPFTDQWHQAKCNPSVFTSAQRNDADASIANLFAMHNRMHDWSYQLGFTESAWNLQAVNLTPSGLGGDAEQGRAQQGALSGNRNNANQGTPRDGLPPTTNMYLWQPQAGGPYPPCVDGDYDMTVIGHEYTHAITNRMIAGPDSGIGGHQGGAMGESWGDLLAAEYLFQHGLRAPGESPFVTGGYVTGNLVSGIRNYDLSRSPLNYSDIGYNTAGPAVHADGEIWGATNFRVRSALVKRYGLGTPQRQLDCAQGKVAADQCPGNRRWSQLVFDSFLLQAASQVSMLDMRDNMLTADLLRFGGANQDLIWAEFARSGMGRDAATFGAGDTDPTPSFASPRGGNATLTLRPRGDSADAPIRVYVGAYEARAVPVADTDPATPIPDTVEMVAGTYDLLAVAPGFGHQRLSVVAKAGQDGYVDLRMSRNLASTASGATVTGDGVNLDRVVDDTEATNWASLDGVAGRQLTVALPGDAAQTVKRVNVSAMLRPAITGDADTGAQNALSALRSFAVSACNATTTDCADPTRWQRIYTSAGDAFPGGAYRAYSRDINLRTFAVPTTLATHLRLEVLASQCTGGPNYAGEQDDDPATTTDCATASPARSQVRIAEFQAFAK